Proteins encoded within one genomic window of Brassica rapa cultivar Chiifu-401-42 chromosome A09, CAAS_Brap_v3.01, whole genome shotgun sequence:
- the LOC117127921 gene encoding uncharacterized protein LOC117127921, protein MLRMKKWALEWKFEYKTVSSNQSRVLLSCVDENCTWRMRAIKLPLSDFFVVKKYVHEHTCDTTHRKANHRQASAKLLGSLICSNYGEKKEGLKPKQIIEQVRMLHGVHINYKQAWRVREEAQILVRGTPEDSYYNLSRWLYKITETNPGSLTYQHVDAAGKFKYAFVAFGPSIRGFSLMRRVIAVDGTFQKRKFNGTLLAACAQDGNYHLYPLAFAVVDAENGASWKWFFRGLSQKIPDASDLVFVSDRANSIFSALEDVYPLSHHGICRIHLLRNITPTYAKTELLPLVESAADAYTCHEFWVIFKDIKDKCPELAKYLEESDFRKWARSYAPANRYNIMTTNIEESLNSMLRMPRELPIISLLETIRLTMTTWFFERREAAAKHKHLVTPKVVQKLVSRLGAAMLLNVYQVD, encoded by the coding sequence atgttgaggatgaagaaatGGGCTTTAGAGTGGAAGTTTGAGTACAAGACTGTCTCTTCTAACCAGTCAAGAGTGCTTTTGAGTTGTGTTGATGAAAATTGCACGTGGAGGATGCGTGCTATCAAGCTAcctctttcagattttttcgttGTTAAAAAGTATGTTCATGAGCATACATGCGATACAACACACAGGAAAGCCAACCACAGACAAGCATCTGCAAAGTTGTTGGGTTCTTTGATTTGCAGCAATTATGGAGAAAAAAAGGAAGGTCTCAAACCGAAACAGATCATTGAACAGGTCAGGATGCTGCATGGTGTTCACATCAATTACAAACAAGCTTGGAGAGTGAGAGAAGAAGCTCAGATTTTGGTTAGAGGGACTCCTGAAGACAGCTATTACAATTTGTCTAGGTGGTTGTATAAAATCACAGaaacaaaccctggttccttgaCTTATCAACATGTGGATGCTGCAGGAAAGTTCAAGTATGCATTTGTGGCTTTTGGTCCATCGATAAGGGGATTCTCATTGATGAGGAGAGTTATTGCAGTAGATGGTACATTTCAGAAGAGAAAATTCAATGGGACTTTATTGGCAGCTTGTGCTCAAGATGGGAATTATCATCTATATCCTCTCGCCTTTGCAGTGGTTGACGCAGAAAATGGCGCCTCTTGGAAATGGTTCTTTAGAGGTTTGAGCCAGAAGATCCCGGATGCTTCGGATCTTGTTTTTGTATCAGACAGGGCTAACTCCATTTTTTCAGCGTTGGAGGATGTATATCCCTTATCTCACCATGGAATTTGCAGGATCCATCTGCTCCGCAACATCACTCCTACATATGCGAAGACTGAGTTGCTACCTCTGGTGGAAAGCGCTGCTGATGCCTATACGTGTCACGAGTTCTGGGTAATCTTCAAGGACATAAAGGATAAATGTCCTGAATTGGCTAAGTATCTGGAAGAGTCTGATTTTAGGAAGTGGGCACGAAGCTATGCGCCTGCGAACAGGTATAATATCATGACTACCAACATTGAAGAGTCTCTCAATTCTATGTTGAGGATGCCTCGTGAGTTGCCCATTATCTCTCTCCTTGAAACTATCAGATTGACGATGACCACTTGGTTTTTTGAGCGACGCGAAGCGGCTGCGAAACATAAGCACCTGGTTACTCCAAAAGTTGTGCAGAAGTTGGTATCTAGGTTAGGGGCCGCAATGTTGTTGAATGTGTATCAAGTTGATTGA
- the LOC117127723 gene encoding uncharacterized protein LOC117127723, with translation MKFVVDLEKRHCTCNVFDIDNIPCIHAIAAAKHIKRDENRFVDASHLTETWAKAYAESIHPGGELSTCTYPENIDELSCPPPATKNKSGRPPTKRKRSVGEFGVPGSKSQSHKCSRCGT, from the coding sequence ATGAAGTTTGTTGTTGACTTGGAGAAGCGGCATTGCACATGTAATGTTTTCGACATTGACAACATCCCCTGCATCCATGCCATCGCTGCTGCTAAGCATATCAAGAGAGATGAAAACCGTTTTGTTGATGCTTCTCACTTGACAGAAACGTGGGCTAAAGCTTATGCTGAAAGCATACATCCTGGTGGAGAGTTGTCAACGTGCACCTATCCAGAGAATATTGATGAACTGTCTTGCCCACCTCCAGCTACCAAAAATAAAAGTGGACGCCCTCctacaaagagaaagagatccgTTGGCGAATTTGGGGTTCCTGGATCTAAATCTCAGTCCCACAAGTGCAGCAGATGTGGCACATGA
- the LOC117127922 gene encoding uncharacterized protein LOC117127922: protein MGDPLPLRLALPELRYPIGSEPEKTISINQHSIIAYIKTVKEILGNDEFNRIRGTFLGPVIKLGERSLKLSAKIVHAVLTKSIKTVKRHEAWFHFGAQPMRFSIREFHMVTGLKCSGEAREPREETERFKWDFLKGRTHTVKDVEKQLRNTREDASDERFCLAMLLLIESILLQKSLLDGGTTFTLDYVKIAQDMDVLMTYPWGRTAYNLLLKSLQRAVDKSLDKNNYDLQGFPMAFLIWILESVPLLQYAFSQVVPILSVQPSTPIFLCEKYLQIASPQLIDVLLIEIKDHVSFYIIFFLFLFCLMILHLKANYFYGFSLRSHASYLLFLMIQKLMFAWKTKLIKIWMTWPIYPREVISLKLETGETCQ from the coding sequence atgggAGATCCATTACCATTAAGACTAGCACTGCCTGAGCTGAGGTATCCGATTGGCTCAGAGCCAGAGAAGACGATATCGATAAACCAACACTCGATAATTGCTTATATCAAAACTGTTAAGGAAATTCTAGGAAATGATGAGTTCAACAGAATAAGAGGGACGTTTTTGGGACCGGTGATCAAGCTTGGAGAGAGGTCTTTGAAATTATCAGCTAAGATAGTGCACGCAGTTCTCACCAAAAGCATCAAGACAGTGAAGAGACACGAAGCCTGGTTCCATTTTGGTGCTCAGCCAATGaggttctctataagagaattCCACATGGTGACTGGTTTGAAATGTAGTGGTGAAGCAAGAGAACCACGAGAGGAAACCGAGAGATTTAAGTGGGACTTCCTAAAAGGGCGTACTCATACAGTAAAGGACGTGGAGAAGcagctcagaaacacaagagaagatgcttctgatGAGAGATTCTGCCTTGCAATGCTCCTCCTGATTGAGAGCATACTACTACAGAAGAGCCTTCTCGACGGTGGCACAACTTTTACTTTGGATTATGTGAAAATAGCGCAGGATATGGATGTCTTGATGACATACCCATGGGGGAGAACAGCTTATAATTTGCTGTTAAAATCACTTCAGAGAGCTGTCGACAAAAGCCTCgacaaaaacaattatgattTGCAAGGATTCCCTATGGCATTTCTTATATGGATACTTGAGTCAGTACCTTTGCTACAGTATGCATTCAGTCAAGTGGTTCCTATTCTGAGCGTTCAACCGTCTACCCCAATATTTTTGTGTGAGAAGTACCTTCAAATAGCTTCTCCACAGCTGATAGATGTTCTCCTAATTGAAATCAAAGATCATGtaagtttttatattatttttttcttgtttctgttttgccttatgattctccatttaaaagctaattatttttatggtttcaGCTTAAGGTCACATGCATCCTACCTCCTATTCCTAATGATCCAGAAGCTGATGTTTGCATGGAAGACGAAGCTAATAAAGATCTGGATGACATGGCCGATTTATCCAAGAGAggttataagtttaaaattagagACTGGGGAAACATGTCAGTAG